TCCTTCCAGGGGGAAGCAGCCAAGCACACGCAGGTTGCTGGCAGTACAAGTCTGCTCACTTGTGGTACTCCTAGGTGATTCTCGAGCAAATGAGATGCTGGAGCTGACATGCATGCATACGCTCTTTCTGCGGGAGCACAACCGCCTGGCTAGGCAGCTGAAGAGATTAAATCCCCACTGGAATGGAGAGAAGGTCTACCAGGAGGCACGAAAGATCCTGGGTGCCATGATCCAGGTACCAGCCACCATGTTGTATGTCCTGGCTCTTCTGCCTTGTCTTGCAGTATCACAGAATGAACTTGATGGGGTTTTTACTGTGGGGTGTCCAACGGGTGTGGTATTTTGAGGTGCAAATGACCCGATTCTTTCCACCAGCTCCTTTTgcccaaaacaaaaatcacatgGAGATACCTGAAATAACACACACAGAGGGGTCCCCCTGAATCTTTGATGTCCCTCTACTGTTAAATTTCCAAATTGCTTAATGGGTTTTAAACTGCACATCTGTGTTTGAGAAATGTGAGGACAGAGAAGTCAGAGGAGAAGCTTTTCTAGCCAGTGTTTGGTACAGGGTAAAAATGGTATTGGAGATTTGGATCAAAATTCCTCTGAGTTGTGAGTCATCCTCTCAAGAAGCCCCATGTGCTGGTGCATGCAACCAGCCATGGCATTCCTCTGTCCTCACTGCTTTGTGGCAGAGAGTCCCTTGGgactgtgctgcagcacagactttGCCCTAAATGAGATCCTACAGTCACAGAAAAATTTCTGtgcttggaagggacctctccAGGTCTCTTGTCCAACCTCTGGTTTAGAACAGGACCAGCTTCAAAGCCAGATGAGGTTTCACAgccaacagaaaaagcaggctCCTATGAGAGAAGACGACATGGGGTTTCCAAAGGCGGTCCTTAATCATGACTAATTGGAAACTTGTCTTCTGAGTTGGctcaacaaacaaacaagcaggaATATCAAAAGGTTTAAATTTTTACAACTGTCAGTTTAAATATAGTGCTGTTGAATAAACATGTTGGGTAAGCCAATGTGGAGAGACTCAAACAACTGCACTAAAAACATTGTCTCCATCATCATGTTTAGATGAATGGTTTCACCCTGCAATTTTCAACTAAACTGAAAACAACTGAACTGAAAGAGGACAGATTTATattagatatgaggaagaaattcttcactgcgAGGGTGGTGAcacgggcacaggctgccccaagcagctgtgtgtgccccatccctggcaggggtCAGGGCCAGGTGGGACAGGGCTTTGGGCAAGCTGGTCTGGTGGGAGATGTTCCTGCCCATGGTgagggggttggaactaggtgatctttgaagtcccttccaacccaaaccattctacaattctatgaaTTATTTTCACCTACTGACAcagaatctgattttttaaaaaattatattgtgCACCCTCCTCAATGTCCCAAAGAGACATGAGACTAGAGTTGGACATCTTTACTATGGGAGGACTAACACAGCTGCTCGTGGGTGGTGATAACATCTGTGCCAACACTGTTGACTTTTTCTTTGTCATGTGAAGCATGTAGGTGGGAGGGAGGAGTAAATTCAGTTCTACCTGGCTGATGGGGATGGCCTCTACCTATAGGACAAGGAGGATTTGGCAGGCTTTCTTCTTGCTCTGACCTGCCAAGCTGTTGAGGCAGGGAGGAGCATGTCTGGGGACACTTGAGTGCTGGATCCCAGTGCACTGGTAGAGGATGAGCGCAGGTCAGGCACAAGCAGAGTCTGTGCTTCCTGATCTTCCTGGAGCAGTTAAGTCCACTTAGCATTTTCATGGAAATCACTGCATGTCCACACAAACCTCATCACTGCTAGAGAGTGTAGAGATGACACCATGCATGGCTGGAGAAACCAGGAGCCCAGGCAGTGGCCTGCAGTGTCTGTGCCTGGAGCTGCACCACCTGTGCCATGGTACCATGGCTAGTATAGAAGATGCTTTGAACCAAAGCCATGGAGCTGAAGAAACCAAAATGTCACTCAGTGGTGCCAGAAAGGACCCTCGCTGGactgccagagcagctgggtgaaGGTCTGATGAGGTGAAAGAAAGATTGGTCCTGGGGAGTCTCTCTGCTTCGCATCTGTGCTAGCAAGATCTCCTACATAACTCCCATCAAAGTAGTTCAGTGTAACAGCTCCTGTAGCTGGAGACACAAACCAGAACTTTGCTTCCAAAGAAACTGATGGCCAAGCAATTAATGACTCACACTTTCCTTGTTTCCCCCTAGATTATAACCTACAGGGACTACCTGCCTCTTCTGCTGGGAACCAGTTTCCAGGGTTTGATTCCTCGCTACCAGGGCTACAATGAGTCTGTGGATCCTCGAATATCCAATGTCTTCACTCTGGCTTTTCGTTTTGCTCATGCTTCAGTTCCCCCAACTGTTGACCGCTTAAGTCAAAGTTACAAACCCATGGGTCCCAAAATTCAACTCAGAAACGCCTTCTTTGCTGTCTGGAGGATCATTAAAGAAGGTAAAGCCTTTCTTGCACCTCTGTTTATTTCATTCAGCCTTTTTTTGCCCTCTCTGGACGCACTCCTGCTTCAGCCAAACCTAAAAGTGGTTTGCATTAAATTTGTTGAGTGACCTTTACTACCAGGCAGTTTTTCCCAACGTGGCTGCAGTCAAATGTGGCTCATCTTATTATGAAGCACGCAGTCTGGTTGCTTAATTGCTGTAGACTCTGACAATTTtattcaaagtattttctgtttaattcttGAAGTGCAGGAAAATTGATTCTCTTGTATTAGAAGCTTATAGTTAAATATAAGCTGCATTCAGCTCTCCTGAgcctctcacacacacacttgcCACCCTGCACTGCTCACAAGTCCCTCTGTAACCGTTGCAGGTGGTATTGACCCCTTTCTCCGGAGCCTGATGGCTAATCAAGCCAAGCTGATGACACAGCAGCAAATGGTTGTGGATGAGCTCCGGGATTGGATGTTTGAGCAGGTTGAAAGGATTGGATTTGATTTAGCCGCGCTTAACATGGAACGTAGCAGAGATCAGGTAAGTTGGCTGCGGGAGCTGAgcttccaaagaaaaacaagtggaAATCAGACACTCCTGAGGTTGAACATGGAGAAACTTCTCCAGCCCGTGCTCAGCTGAAATTACTGCTTCCTAAACCTTTTCATAATTTCTGTACAGCCATAGGTAAGTGGATAGGAGGCTGAGCAGTGAAACCAAAgcctggctggagctggaggagacaAGTGGAGACTTGTGACCAGAAGAACATAGGGCATTGCAAAGAGCAGAGCCAAGTGTTCAGTAACTGCGCCATTTGTATTGCTCTTCAAATGGCAAAATTGGTTAAGGACCTCCACAACAAATTTTTGGGAGCAGAACTGGGGCCAGATGTCCCCCGTGGCTTCTCCCCAGGTATCTGTAGTGGTCCAGCCCAGCCACGCATGGCTGGAAGAGCAGATCACAGCATGAGAGGAAAGCCTCATTGTAATTTCTCTATAAAGACTGTgtcccagaaaaaaagcatgtcaGAACCATTCTCAGGGCTCTGCAAGGTGCAAAACCAGTGTAATGGCATTGCGAGATGGTCTTGAGAAATAGATTGTTGATAGGACTTTACAACTGGCTTGTGGGTGTGTTGTTGCCGAAAAGCGCTGTTAGGCTGATGTAAGTGCCTGGAGCTGCCGTGTCGGTAACGTCCTGGGAGATGCAATAGTGCTCACCTTGAAACTGTGATGAAAAAGGTACTGGATTCACCGGTTTTAAGCCCAGACAGAGGCTTTGCAATACATCCAGGTGTGTGATCAGTCACaggctctgcctttgctgcaacAGAAGGCTGCGATGTTTCCATGCTGTCTCTAGGAACATTATTGTGCAGAACCTGATCTAAACCACAAATTGTGAACTTACAGCCTTGACGGCTGCTCCACTGCAGCAGAACAGACGTGTATTCCCAGTGTGAATCTGTGTTTAGCTCCTAGCGTTTGGGTCTCAGCCCAACCCCAAGTGTTACTGCACTCGGTGTTATACAACCTATGAAAGTGATGACAGTATAGCAAGATCAAAAAAGCTTCCTAATTCTTTTTCTGATAAAGCAAATTCTTAGTCTTCTTGAATTGTTTGATAGTGGTGTGATCCAGGCACCATatgctgtgtctttttttctgaattctccCCAATTTTTAGACATCTTGCTCACagctcactgctgcagcagcagctcatctCTGCACCTTAACAGTTCACTGGGCTGGCAGGTAGGAGGATGCGTTAGCGCTCCACAGACCTTTCCTCTGCATAAGTGGCCATTTGATAAGACACTGAGTCACAAATTGCCCGTTGCTGGGTGCGTGCCCTTTCCACCAAGGTGCAGAATTATGCACCAGTTGCGGCCCCGTGgattttcagctgtttgcagTACAGAAAAATGAGTCCAGCTGGCAAAGTCCACTGGCCCACTCCCACCTGAAGTAACCTGTGCTACGTAGAACTCTCTTTGCAGTGTGGGGTGGCTTGTACCTGTGGCTAGACACGGACACGAGGGAGGTCAGGTGTGGGGAAGTACTTGGCCACTGTCCTGTTGTACAACAACATCTTGTCCAGGTTCACTTCCAACAGAGGTAATATCAAAGAGTTTTGTGAAGACTTCTCTCCTGTGGCTCTGCCTGAAGGTATCTGAAGTTGTATGCTCCCTGACCTCCTTTAGGGTTCCTGGGTCCCAGTGAAGATGAGGCAGCCATTAGGTGTGCCCAGAGCCTTCAtctgagcacccacagcacagggTTAGGGGCGGCCACAGCACACGCAGGATCAAGTGCCTGCACACAGATCTCCTTTGCTACTTGAAATGTCCTGGGGACACTCCTCTGgctctctgctgcagcttcGGCAAGGTGTGGGTCTCCCATAGTTCCTCCATCACATCAGCAGAAGGTTGTTCTGGATAATCCCTGGCTCTGGAGCCTGTGCACAGGCACCTGCATTGCCGCTGAGTGGAACAGCAAAGCAGTGCTGGAAGGTGGTGGAGCAACTCCCACTAGCAGAGATCACTTGCAAAGACATAGCCCTTCCACAAACGGCATTGAAATGCCAGGCAGGATGTACTGGCTGTGGAGGAGTGAAAAGTTGATGGcattaacagaaataaagaaatgtttagaaagatGTTTTAAACATATAGGGACCCTATCTGTGTCCCCAGctttgggaaagaaaggaaaaaatctttacagGAGGGAGAAACATGTTACTGATCTGTCTGCTTTGATATCCAACTACTTGCAGGTTATAACTCCTGGAGACAATTCTGTGGGCTCTCGCAGCCTTCTGGATTGCAGGCACTTGCTCGAGTGTTGAAGAATCCTAATCTGGCGAAGAAGTTCATGCAGCTGTATGGGACACC
This genomic interval from Falco peregrinus isolate bFalPer1 chromosome 2, bFalPer1.pri, whole genome shotgun sequence contains the following:
- the LOC101914513 gene encoding myeloperoxidase; its protein translation is MDQQRSLMFMQWGQFIDHDLDFSPDTPARVTFSGNVDCDISCAKQPPCFPIKIPLNDPRIKNTKDCLPFTRSAPACTGGTAIRDQINAITSFLDGSMVYGSEVSLANTLRNQTSQLGLLAVNQNFTDRGKAYMPFSNMQKSPCLTANKEAKIPCFLAGDSRANEMLELTCMHTLFLREHNRLARQLKRLNPHWNGEKVYQEARKILGAMIQVPATMLYVLALLPCLAIITYRDYLPLLLGTSFQGLIPRYQGYNESVDPRISNVFTLAFRFAHASVPPTVDRLSQSYKPMGPKIQLRNAFFAVWRIIKEGGIDPFLRSLMANQAKLMTQQQMVVDELRDWMFEQVERIGFDLAALNMERSRDQP